One segment of Cellulomonas fulva DNA contains the following:
- a CDS encoding SRPBCC family protein, translating into MTGTDLHGLLTRDADGVRVVFRRSYPTTAEDLWAAVTEPERVRRWLGPLYGDLRVGGRYELRMGDDVADSDQNARGEVLECEPPHRLVVTWVFPSERETRVEVRVRPDGALSVLELVHTGLADEAARGYGGGWHACLDQLDDHVAGRAIRPWDVLYAAVQDAYPLP; encoded by the coding sequence ATGACCGGCACCGACCTGCACGGGCTGCTGACGCGCGACGCCGACGGCGTGCGCGTCGTGTTCCGCCGCAGCTACCCGACGACCGCGGAGGACCTCTGGGCGGCCGTGACCGAGCCGGAGCGCGTGCGCCGCTGGCTGGGTCCGCTGTACGGCGACCTGCGCGTGGGCGGGCGGTACGAGCTGCGGATGGGCGACGACGTCGCGGACTCCGACCAGAACGCGCGGGGCGAGGTCCTCGAGTGCGAGCCACCGCACCGGCTCGTCGTCACGTGGGTGTTCCCGAGTGAGCGCGAGACGCGCGTGGAGGTGCGGGTCCGGCCCGACGGCGCGCTCAGCGTGCTGGAGCTGGTGCACACCGGCCTCGCGGACGAGGCCGCGCGCGGGTACGGCGGCGGCTGGCACGCGTGCCTGGACCAGCTCGACGACCATGTGGCGGGCCGCGCGATCCGGCCCTGGGACGTGCTGTACGCCGCGGTGCAGGACGCATACCCGCTGCCGTGA
- a CDS encoding RNA-binding S4 domain-containing protein: protein MPSPQNPPPAPEVPIRDEVIRLGQFLKLAGLAESGADARALVEDGAVTVNDEPETRRGRQLVRGDRVSVSLPGGVESAVVA, encoded by the coding sequence ATGCCGTCGCCCCAGAACCCGCCTCCCGCACCCGAGGTCCCCATCCGCGACGAGGTCATCCGGCTGGGCCAGTTCCTCAAGCTCGCCGGCCTCGCCGAGTCCGGCGCGGACGCGCGCGCTCTCGTCGAGGACGGCGCCGTCACGGTCAACGACGAGCCGGAGACGCGCCGGGGCCGTCAGCTCGTGCGCGGCGACCGGGTGTCGGTCTCGCTCCCGGGGGGCGTCGAGTCGGCCGTCGTGGCCTGA
- the hisD gene encoding histidinol dehydrogenase → MISRIDLRGRTLSRRELLEELPRAEVDVEHAGATVAPIIEDVRARGAAALRDLAERFDGVRPAALRVPGETLSRAVADLDPDVRAALEETIARVRRVHAAQRPADFTVEVAPGAQVRQRWIPVRRVGLYVPGGLAVYPSSVVMNVVAAQEAGVGALAVASPPQKDRDGLPDAVVMATCALLGVDEVYAVGGAQAVGMFAYGAAGETDEDGATLCEPVDVVTGPGNVYVAAAKRLVRGVVGIDAEAGPTEIAILADGGANPVHVAADLISQAEHDPLAASVLVTPSVELAGAVESKLVDLVDTTFHRTRVTTSLGGTQSAIVLVDDVEAGLEVVNAYGAEHLEIQTADAARVAERVTSAGAVFVGPYSPVSLGDYMAGSNHVLPTGGCAHFTSGLGVHSFLRAVQVIEYDADALATVAGRIVALADAEGLPAHGDAVRARF, encoded by the coding sequence ATGATCTCCCGCATCGACCTGCGTGGTCGCACGCTGTCCCGCCGTGAGCTCCTCGAGGAGCTGCCGCGCGCGGAGGTCGACGTGGAGCACGCGGGCGCGACGGTCGCCCCGATCATCGAGGACGTGCGTGCGCGCGGTGCGGCGGCCCTGCGGGACCTGGCCGAGCGGTTCGACGGTGTGCGGCCGGCGGCACTGCGGGTGCCGGGCGAGACCCTGAGCCGGGCGGTGGCGGACCTCGACCCGGACGTCCGCGCGGCGCTCGAGGAGACGATCGCGCGCGTCCGCCGGGTGCACGCCGCGCAGCGGCCCGCCGACTTCACGGTCGAGGTGGCTCCCGGAGCGCAGGTGCGCCAGCGCTGGATCCCGGTCCGCCGGGTCGGCCTGTACGTCCCCGGTGGGCTCGCGGTCTACCCGTCGTCGGTCGTGATGAACGTCGTGGCCGCGCAGGAGGCCGGCGTGGGTGCGCTCGCCGTCGCGAGCCCGCCCCAGAAGGACCGCGACGGCCTGCCCGACGCGGTCGTCATGGCGACGTGCGCGCTCCTCGGGGTCGACGAGGTGTACGCCGTGGGCGGCGCGCAGGCCGTCGGGATGTTCGCGTACGGCGCGGCGGGCGAGACCGACGAGGACGGGGCGACGCTGTGCGAGCCCGTGGACGTCGTGACCGGTCCGGGCAACGTCTACGTCGCCGCCGCCAAGCGACTGGTGCGCGGCGTCGTCGGGATCGACGCGGAGGCCGGCCCGACCGAGATCGCGATCCTCGCGGACGGCGGCGCGAACCCCGTGCACGTCGCGGCGGACCTGATCAGCCAGGCGGAGCACGACCCGCTCGCGGCGTCGGTGCTGGTGACGCCGAGCGTCGAGCTCGCGGGCGCGGTCGAGTCCAAGCTCGTCGACCTCGTCGACACGACGTTCCACCGCACCCGCGTGACGACGTCGCTGGGCGGGACGCAGTCGGCGATCGTGCTCGTCGACGACGTCGAGGCGGGCCTCGAGGTCGTCAACGCCTACGGCGCCGAGCACCTCGAGATCCAGACCGCCGACGCGGCGCGGGTCGCCGAGCGGGTGACGAGCGCCGGCGCGGTCTTCGTCGGCCCGTACTCGCCCGTCTCGCTGGGCGACTACATGGCCGGCTCGAACCACGTGCTGCCGACGGGCGGCTGCGCGCACTTCACGAGCGGCCTGGGCGTGCACTCGTTCCTGCGGGCGGTGCAGGTGATCGAGTACGACGCCGACGCCCTCGCGACGGTGGCGGGCCGGATCGTCGCGCTCGCGGACGCGGAGGGTCTCCCGGCGCACGGCGACGCCGTGCGCGCACGCTTCTGA
- a CDS encoding 3-oxoacyl-ACP synthase III yields MLAVTAVEAPVVVPSQRFDEQLAATLRRLRLPKGLLRRVAGVTERRWWDEGTAFDDAATQAAAKALAESGVNPGEVGLLINTSVTRTHLEPSVASRIHDGLALPTSALNFDITNACLGFVNGLTLAAQLIDAGQIRYAVIVDGEDPRPTQEATIRRISQGDSTREDFLREFATLTLGAGAAAAVLGPASLHPGAHRVLGGVSRAATQHHTLCVGGPDGMSTDPQGLLDGGLDLVVEAWNEAEPRWGWSAADRFITHQVSSVHTTSIVDALGLDRRRVPTTFPHWGNVGPASLPMTLAAEADSLSVGDRVVCMGVGSGLNTAMTEIVW; encoded by the coding sequence CTGCTGGCGGTGACGGCCGTGGAGGCGCCCGTCGTGGTGCCGTCGCAGCGGTTCGACGAGCAGCTCGCCGCCACCCTGAGGCGGCTGCGGCTGCCGAAGGGCCTGCTCCGGCGGGTCGCGGGGGTCACCGAGCGCCGGTGGTGGGACGAGGGGACCGCGTTCGACGACGCCGCGACGCAGGCCGCCGCCAAGGCGCTGGCGGAGTCCGGGGTGAACCCCGGCGAGGTCGGGCTGCTCATCAACACCTCCGTGACCCGCACGCACCTCGAGCCCTCGGTCGCCTCCCGGATCCACGACGGGCTCGCGCTGCCGACGAGCGCGCTGAACTTCGACATCACCAACGCCTGCCTGGGCTTCGTCAACGGGCTCACGCTCGCGGCGCAGCTCATCGACGCCGGGCAGATCCGCTACGCCGTGATCGTCGACGGCGAGGACCCCCGTCCGACGCAGGAGGCCACCATCCGGCGGATCTCCCAGGGCGACTCGACGCGCGAGGACTTCCTGCGCGAGTTCGCGACCCTGACGCTCGGCGCCGGTGCGGCGGCCGCGGTGCTGGGCCCCGCGAGCCTGCACCCGGGCGCGCACCGCGTGCTCGGCGGGGTCTCCCGCGCCGCGACGCAGCACCACACGCTCTGCGTCGGCGGGCCGGACGGCATGTCCACGGACCCGCAGGGGCTGCTCGACGGCGGGCTGGACCTCGTCGTCGAGGCGTGGAACGAGGCCGAGCCGCGCTGGGGCTGGAGCGCGGCGGACCGGTTCATCACGCACCAGGTCTCGAGCGTGCACACCACGTCGATCGTCGACGCGCTGGGACTCGACCGGCGGCGCGTGCCGACGACGTTCCCGCACTGGGGCAACGTCGGCCCGGCCTCGCTGCCGATGACACTGGCCGCGGAGGCCGACTCCCTGAGCGTCGGGGACCGGGTGGTCTGCATGGGCGTGGGCTCCGGGCTGAACACGGCGATGACGGAGATCGTCTGGTGA
- a CDS encoding alpha/beta fold hydrolase → MNAPDTVATLAPSGLPGLDPAWSRLVTTASGTWHLLDNASTLTAEPVGTLLCVHGNPTWSYLWRSFVAAGARAPRPWRVVAVDQLGMGFSERTGRVHLLADRVRELGELTDALGLTGPVVTAGHDWGGSISLGWAVDHPDLLAGVVLLNTAVHQPLDERAPAALRPAMVPGVRRAATVTTTAFLDTTLALAHPRLPGPVRDAFRAPYRGAARREAVGDFVADIPATAEHPSRPELDRIAAGVRELDVPALLAWGARDPVFSDRFLRDLRDRLPHADVHRYPAAGHLVAEDEDVADGVLRWLDTRVATGEDAPSEDAPSGDAPAPVRAGDDETVRLLGATLVERAADDGPALVELRAAGARTVSWRALARRTEQVARGLVAIGIGRGDRVAVLVPPGADLTAVLYACLRIGAVVVVADAGLGLRALSRAVTAAEPVAVIGVERALVAARTLRWAPTLVAAGPVHRRVARALGVRATLAELAELGAAAAGPRADGPEDGDVDLPWPAPDDEAAVLFTSGSTGPAKGVVYTHRGLAGMRDAVAATYAISPSRPFVAAFAPFALLGPALGATSVSPDMDVTAPRTLTATALAAAVRSLQPAGGPASRPDADPAGVVVFASPAALVGVLGTQHEASDEDRAALARVGTLLSAGAPVPAELLLAVRELMPAASLRTPYGMTEMLPVTDIELTQILAAGDGPGVCVGRPVAGARVAVSALDDEGVASGSPDVTPGVLGEVLVAGPHLKARYDRLWFTQADSARDAGWHRTGDVGRLDDQGRLWVEGRLAHVVVTDSGVVTPVAPERAVDALAGVARSAVVGVGPRGTQQLVVVVEPDGGGATAVLAEPDLAARVRGALEPRGLRVAAVLVVPSLPTDLRHNSKIDRTELAAWATDVLAGKRGRR, encoded by the coding sequence GTGAACGCCCCGGACACGGTGGCCACGCTCGCGCCGAGCGGGCTGCCGGGCCTCGACCCTGCGTGGTCGCGCCTCGTGACGACCGCCTCGGGCACCTGGCACCTGCTCGACAACGCCTCCACGCTCACCGCGGAGCCCGTGGGCACGCTGCTGTGCGTCCACGGCAACCCGACGTGGTCCTACCTGTGGCGCTCGTTCGTCGCGGCGGGTGCGCGGGCACCGCGGCCCTGGCGCGTCGTGGCCGTCGACCAGCTCGGCATGGGCTTCTCCGAGCGCACCGGTCGGGTGCACCTGCTGGCCGACCGGGTGCGGGAGCTGGGCGAGCTCACCGACGCGCTCGGCCTCACCGGCCCGGTGGTGACCGCGGGGCACGACTGGGGCGGGTCCATCAGCCTGGGCTGGGCCGTCGACCACCCCGACCTCCTCGCCGGCGTGGTGCTGCTCAACACGGCGGTCCACCAGCCGCTCGACGAGCGGGCGCCCGCGGCGCTGCGGCCCGCGATGGTGCCCGGCGTGCGGCGAGCGGCCACGGTCACGACGACGGCCTTCCTCGACACCACGCTCGCGCTCGCGCACCCGCGCCTGCCGGGCCCCGTCCGCGACGCGTTCCGCGCGCCGTACCGCGGCGCCGCGCGCCGCGAGGCCGTGGGCGACTTCGTCGCGGACATCCCGGCGACCGCCGAGCACCCCAGCAGGCCGGAGCTGGACCGCATCGCGGCGGGCGTCCGCGAGCTCGACGTGCCTGCGCTCCTCGCGTGGGGCGCGCGGGACCCCGTGTTCTCCGACCGCTTCCTGCGGGACCTGCGCGACCGCCTGCCCCACGCCGACGTGCACCGGTACCCCGCCGCGGGGCACCTGGTCGCGGAGGACGAGGACGTCGCGGACGGCGTGCTGCGGTGGCTCGACACCCGGGTGGCGACCGGGGAGGACGCACCGTCCGAGGACGCGCCGTCCGGGGACGCGCCCGCGCCCGTCCGGGCGGGGGACGACGAGACCGTGCGCCTCCTCGGCGCGACGCTGGTCGAGCGCGCCGCCGACGACGGTCCCGCGCTCGTCGAGCTGCGGGCCGCCGGCGCGCGCACCGTGTCGTGGCGCGCGCTCGCCCGACGCACCGAGCAGGTCGCCCGCGGGCTGGTGGCGATCGGGATCGGCCGCGGCGACCGCGTGGCGGTGCTCGTCCCGCCCGGGGCGGACCTCACCGCGGTGCTCTACGCGTGCCTGCGGATCGGTGCCGTCGTCGTGGTCGCCGACGCGGGCCTCGGGCTGCGGGCGCTCTCGCGGGCCGTGACGGCGGCGGAGCCCGTGGCCGTGATCGGGGTCGAGCGCGCCCTGGTCGCCGCACGGACGCTGCGCTGGGCGCCGACCCTCGTCGCCGCCGGTCCCGTCCACCGCCGGGTGGCGCGGGCGCTCGGCGTGCGCGCGACGCTGGCCGAGCTGGCCGAGCTCGGCGCCGCGGCTGCCGGACCGCGCGCCGACGGCCCCGAGGACGGCGACGTCGACCTGCCGTGGCCCGCACCCGATGACGAGGCCGCCGTGCTGTTCACGTCCGGCTCGACCGGGCCCGCCAAGGGCGTCGTGTACACCCACCGCGGGCTGGCGGGCATGCGCGACGCGGTCGCGGCGACCTACGCGATCTCCCCGTCGCGCCCGTTCGTCGCCGCGTTCGCGCCGTTCGCGCTGCTGGGACCGGCCCTGGGCGCCACGAGCGTGAGCCCGGACATGGACGTCACCGCGCCACGGACGCTCACGGCGACCGCGCTCGCGGCGGCGGTGCGCTCCCTGCAGCCCGCCGGCGGTCCGGCGAGCCGTCCGGACGCCGACCCCGCCGGCGTCGTCGTGTTCGCCTCGCCCGCGGCGCTCGTCGGCGTCCTGGGCACGCAGCACGAGGCGTCCGACGAGGACCGCGCCGCGCTCGCCCGCGTCGGCACGCTGCTGTCCGCGGGGGCACCCGTGCCCGCGGAGCTGCTCCTGGCGGTGCGGGAGCTCATGCCGGCCGCGAGCCTGCGCACGCCCTACGGCATGACCGAGATGCTGCCCGTGACCGACATCGAGCTCACGCAGATCCTCGCGGCGGGGGACGGACCCGGCGTGTGCGTCGGCCGGCCGGTCGCGGGGGCGCGCGTCGCGGTCAGCGCGCTGGACGACGAGGGCGTCGCGAGCGGGTCGCCCGACGTGACGCCCGGCGTGCTCGGCGAGGTCTTGGTCGCCGGCCCGCACCTCAAGGCGCGGTACGACCGGCTCTGGTTCACGCAGGCGGACTCCGCGCGGGACGCGGGCTGGCACCGCACGGGCGACGTGGGGCGGCTCGACGACCAGGGCCGGCTGTGGGTCGAGGGTCGGCTCGCGCACGTCGTCGTCACGGACTCCGGCGTCGTGACGCCCGTGGCCCCGGAGCGCGCCGTCGACGCCCTCGCGGGGGTCGCGCGCTCGGCGGTCGTCGGCGTGGGACCGCGCGGCACGCAGCAGCTCGTCGTCGTGGTCGAGCCTGACGGCGGCGGCGCCACGGCGGTGCTCGCCGAGCCGGACCTGGCGGCCCGGGTCCGGGGCGCGCTGGAGCCGCGCGGCCTGCGGGTCGCCGCCGTGCTCGTCGTGCCGAGCCTGCCCACGGACCTGCGCCACAACTCCAAGATCGACCGCACGGAGCTCGCGGCCTGGGCCACGGACGTGCTGGCCGGCAAGCGCGGGCGCCGGTGA
- a CDS encoding NAD-dependent epimerase/dehydratase family protein: protein MNAGGAHAAARTSGGTVLVTGASGMLGRAVAQRLVDDGWTVRTLQRRASGVEGALDVRGSVTDPETVARAVDGVAALVHLAAKVDIVGPEAEYVAVNVDGTRTVLDAARTAGVTRTVLVSSPSVAHTGDSLVGAGAGPAEPGSARGPYARTKAAAERLALAADQPGFRVVAVRPHVVWGPGDTQLVGRVVERARAGRLPVLGTGAPLIDTTYVDNAVDALVAALVAPEASYGQAYVVTNGEPRPVGELIAAICAASGVPVPRRHVPAALARAAGAGLDAAWARLPLPGEPPLTRFVAEQLSTAHWFDQRRTREALGWEPRVSLDEGLARLAASASAVDR from the coding sequence GTGAACGCCGGGGGCGCGCACGCGGCGGCGCGGACGAGCGGGGGGACGGTGCTCGTCACGGGGGCGAGCGGCATGCTGGGACGGGCGGTCGCGCAGCGCCTCGTCGACGACGGCTGGACGGTGCGCACCCTGCAGCGCCGCGCGTCCGGCGTGGAGGGCGCGCTCGACGTGCGCGGCTCGGTGACCGATCCCGAGACGGTCGCCCGCGCGGTGGACGGCGTCGCCGCGCTGGTGCACCTCGCGGCGAAGGTGGACATCGTCGGACCGGAGGCGGAGTACGTCGCGGTGAACGTCGACGGCACCCGCACGGTGCTCGACGCGGCCCGGACCGCGGGCGTCACCCGGACGGTGCTCGTCTCCTCTCCCTCGGTGGCGCACACGGGGGACTCGCTCGTGGGCGCCGGTGCCGGGCCTGCCGAGCCCGGGTCCGCGCGCGGCCCCTACGCGCGGACCAAGGCGGCGGCCGAGCGGCTCGCGCTCGCGGCCGACCAGCCGGGCTTCCGCGTGGTCGCGGTGCGGCCGCACGTGGTGTGGGGACCGGGGGACACCCAGCTCGTCGGACGCGTCGTCGAGCGTGCTCGCGCCGGCCGGCTGCCCGTGCTCGGCACGGGTGCGCCGCTGATCGACACGACGTACGTGGACAACGCGGTCGACGCCCTGGTCGCCGCGCTCGTCGCGCCCGAGGCGTCGTACGGGCAGGCCTACGTCGTCACCAACGGCGAGCCGCGTCCCGTGGGCGAGCTGATCGCCGCCATCTGCGCGGCGAGCGGCGTCCCGGTGCCCCGCCGCCACGTCCCGGCGGCGCTCGCGCGTGCCGCGGGCGCGGGCCTCGACGCGGCCTGGGCGCGCCTGCCGCTGCCGGGCGAGCCCCCGCTGACACGCTTCGTCGCCGAGCAGCTGTCGACCGCCCACTGGTTCGACCAGCGCCGCACGCGCGAGGCGCTGGGCTGGGAGCCGCGCGTGAGCCTGGACGAGGGCCTGGCCCGCCTCGCGGCCTCCGCGTCGGCCGTGGACCGGTGA
- a CDS encoding histidinol-phosphate transaminase translates to MTADLSRPALPLRPELVGLEPYGAPQLDVPHLLNVNENPYAPSPQVVADIAAAVADAAHGLNRYPDRDFEALRADLAAYLAAESGVALDVSQVWAANGSNEVMLHLLQAFGGPGRTALSFAPTYSMYPEYARDTSTAWVAGRREEDFSLDPAAARAAVAEHQPSVVLLASPNNPTGTALPAATVEVVLAAAAEVPGGCVVVVDEAYGEFRRRGVPSALELLADHPHLAVSRTMSKAFGLAGARVGYLAASRELVDALRVVRLPYHLSAVTQAVARAALAHSAELMAQVGSLRDERDALVVWLRERGLTVADSDANFVLFGMFSDRHAVWQGLLDRGVLIREVGPPGWLRVSVGTPQETRAFQDALVEVAGL, encoded by the coding sequence GTGACCGCCGACCTCTCCCGTCCCGCGCTGCCGCTGCGGCCGGAGCTCGTCGGGCTCGAGCCCTACGGGGCGCCGCAGCTCGACGTGCCGCACCTGCTCAACGTCAACGAGAACCCGTACGCGCCCTCGCCGCAGGTCGTCGCGGACATCGCGGCGGCGGTGGCCGACGCGGCGCACGGGCTGAACCGCTATCCGGACCGCGACTTCGAGGCCCTGCGCGCTGACCTGGCGGCGTACCTCGCCGCCGAGTCGGGAGTCGCCCTGGACGTGAGCCAGGTCTGGGCCGCCAACGGCTCGAACGAGGTCATGCTGCACCTGCTCCAGGCCTTCGGGGGTCCGGGCCGCACCGCGCTGTCGTTCGCCCCGACGTACTCGATGTACCCGGAGTACGCCCGGGACACGAGCACGGCATGGGTCGCGGGACGCCGCGAGGAGGACTTCAGCCTCGACCCGGCCGCGGCCCGCGCCGCGGTCGCCGAGCACCAGCCGTCCGTCGTGCTGCTCGCGAGCCCCAACAACCCGACGGGCACGGCGCTGCCCGCCGCGACCGTGGAGGTCGTGCTCGCCGCGGCCGCCGAGGTGCCCGGCGGGTGCGTCGTCGTGGTCGACGAGGCGTACGGCGAGTTCCGCCGGCGGGGCGTCCCGAGCGCGCTCGAGCTGCTCGCGGACCACCCGCACCTGGCGGTGAGCCGCACGATGTCCAAGGCGTTCGGTCTCGCCGGTGCGCGCGTCGGCTACCTCGCGGCGTCGCGCGAGCTCGTCGACGCGCTGCGCGTCGTGCGGCTGCCGTACCACCTGTCGGCGGTCACGCAGGCGGTCGCCCGCGCCGCGCTCGCCCACAGCGCCGAGCTCATGGCGCAGGTCGGCTCGCTGCGCGACGAGCGGGACGCGCTCGTCGTCTGGCTGCGGGAGCGCGGCCTGACCGTCGCGGACTCCGACGCGAACTTCGTGCTCTTCGGGATGTTCTCCGACCGGCACGCGGTGTGGCAGGGTCTGCTCGACCGTGGCGTGCTCATCCGCGAGGTGGGCCCGCCAGGATGGCTGCGGGTGTCGGTCGGCACGCCGCAGGAGACGCGGGCGTTCCAGGACGCCCTGGTGGAGGTGGCGGGACTGTGA
- the hisB gene encoding imidazoleglycerol-phosphate dehydratase HisB: MSPAKSARTARIERTTSESSVVVEVDLDGTGTTDISTTVPFYDHMLTALGKHSLIDLTVKATGDTHIDAHHTVEDVAICLGEALREALGDKRGISRFGDATVPLDEALAQAVVDVSGRPYLVHTGEPPGQEYHLIGGHFTGSLTRHVLESIAHHAAFSVHVRVLAGRDPHHIVEAQFKALARALRFAVQRDPRVEGIPSTKGAL, from the coding sequence GTGAGCCCAGCGAAGTCGGCGCGGACCGCGCGCATCGAGCGCACGACGAGCGAGTCGAGCGTCGTCGTCGAGGTCGACCTCGACGGCACGGGGACGACCGACATCTCGACGACCGTGCCGTTCTACGACCACATGCTCACGGCCCTCGGCAAGCACTCGCTGATCGACCTCACGGTGAAGGCGACCGGCGACACCCACATCGACGCGCACCACACCGTCGAGGACGTGGCGATCTGCCTGGGCGAGGCCCTGCGGGAGGCCCTGGGCGACAAGCGCGGCATCTCCCGGTTCGGCGACGCGACCGTCCCGCTCGACGAGGCCCTCGCGCAGGCCGTGGTCGACGTCTCCGGCCGGCCGTACCTGGTGCACACGGGGGAGCCTCCCGGGCAGGAGTACCACCTGATCGGCGGCCACTTCACGGGCTCGCTGACGCGGCACGTCCTGGAGTCGATCGCCCACCACGCCGCGTTCTCGGTCCACGTCCGCGTGCTCGCGGGCCGCGACCCGCACCACATCGTCGAGGCGCAGTTCAAGGCGCTGGCCCGCGCCCTGCGGTTCGCCGTGCAGCGGGACCCGCGGGTCGAGGGGATCCCGTCGACGAAGGGCGCGCTGTGA
- a CDS encoding GH12 family glycosyl hydrolase domain-containing protein has translation MGRRPRLLALSLALSALLGLSAIATAQSAAADTEICDQYGSQAIAGGRYVVQNNRWGISEPQCISVTDRGFRVTRADGSTSTSGAPKSYPSVFLGCHYGTCTSNDVIGPNGLQASDPRFAQVRTSVSMTYPASGTYDAAYDIWFHRSRPSASTAQNDGAELMVWLNKAGPIQPIGSRVATVSLAGGTWDVWFGNTGWNVISYVRTQGTGSLDFNVKTFWDDVVARGYGSNAWYLTSIQAGFEPWVGGTGLAVTDFSVTTGSSPTTNPTTNPTTNPTTNPTTNPTTNPSGSCTASYALVGSWQGGFQATVTVKAGSAPVNGWTVRGTLPSGAGVQSLWNGRSSSAGSSLVVANEGYNGSLGAGASTTFGFVGSGPAPTSLALTCA, from the coding sequence ATGGGTCGCCGTCCACGACTCCTGGCCCTGTCGCTCGCGCTGAGCGCGCTGCTCGGCCTGTCCGCCATCGCCACCGCCCAGTCCGCCGCGGCGGACACCGAGATCTGCGACCAGTACGGGAGCCAGGCGATCGCCGGCGGCCGGTACGTGGTCCAGAACAACCGCTGGGGGATCAGCGAGCCCCAGTGCATCTCCGTCACCGACCGCGGGTTCCGGGTCACGCGCGCCGACGGCTCGACCTCGACGAGCGGTGCCCCGAAGTCCTACCCGTCGGTCTTCCTGGGCTGCCACTACGGCACGTGCACCAGCAACGACGTCATCGGCCCCAACGGGCTGCAGGCGAGCGACCCGCGCTTCGCGCAGGTGCGCACGAGCGTCTCGATGACCTACCCGGCCAGCGGCACCTACGACGCCGCCTACGACATCTGGTTCCACCGCTCGCGCCCCAGCGCGTCCACGGCGCAGAACGACGGTGCCGAGCTCATGGTCTGGCTCAACAAGGCGGGCCCGATCCAGCCGATCGGCTCCAGGGTCGCGACCGTCTCGCTCGCGGGCGGGACGTGGGACGTCTGGTTCGGCAACACCGGCTGGAACGTCATCTCCTACGTCCGCACGCAGGGCACCGGCTCGCTGGACTTCAACGTCAAGACGTTCTGGGACGACGTCGTCGCCCGGGGGTACGGCTCCAACGCGTGGTACCTGACGAGCATCCAGGCCGGGTTCGAGCCGTGGGTGGGCGGGACGGGTCTGGCCGTGACGGACTTCTCCGTCACGACGGGCTCGTCACCGACGACGAACCCGACGACCAACCCGACGACCAACCCGACGACGAACCCGACGACGAACCCGACGACGAACCCCTCGGGCTCGTGCACCGCGTCCTACGCGCTGGTGGGGTCGTGGCAGGGCGGCTTCCAGGCGACCGTCACGGTCAAGGCCGGCTCGGCACCGGTGAACGGCTGGACGGTGCGCGGCACGCTGCCGTCGGGCGCCGGCGTCCAGAGCCTGTGGAACGGCCGCTCGTCGTCCGCCGGCTCGAGCCTCGTGGTGGCGAACGAGGGCTACAACGGCAGCCTCGGCGCGGGCGCGTCGACGACCTTCGGCTTCGTGGGCAGCGGCCCGGCACCGACGTCCCTGGCCCTCACGTGCGCGTGA
- the hisH gene encoding imidazole glycerol phosphate synthase subunit HisH, whose protein sequence is MPRPRVVVLDYGFGNVRSAVRALERVGAEVELTADRSAAGEADGLVVPGVGAFAAVMAGLRGVGGDQVVDRRLAGGRPVLGICVGMQVMFAEGVEHGKRTDGLAEWPGVVDKLEADVVPHMGWATVEAPAGSVLFSGLADERFYFVHSYAARSFPLTDAPAERLTPPLVTWSEHGDRFVAAVENGPLSATQFHPEKSGDAGAQLLTNWLGSLR, encoded by the coding sequence GTGCCCCGTCCTCGCGTCGTCGTCCTCGACTACGGCTTCGGCAACGTGCGCTCCGCGGTCCGCGCGCTCGAGCGCGTGGGTGCGGAGGTCGAGCTCACCGCCGACAGGTCCGCCGCCGGCGAGGCGGACGGGCTCGTCGTCCCCGGGGTGGGCGCGTTCGCCGCGGTCATGGCCGGGCTGCGCGGCGTGGGCGGCGACCAGGTGGTCGACCGCCGCCTCGCGGGCGGCCGGCCCGTCCTCGGCATCTGCGTCGGCATGCAGGTGATGTTCGCCGAGGGGGTCGAGCACGGGAAGCGCACGGACGGCCTCGCCGAGTGGCCGGGCGTGGTCGACAAGCTCGAGGCCGACGTGGTGCCGCACATGGGGTGGGCGACCGTCGAGGCGCCCGCGGGCTCGGTGCTGTTCTCCGGGCTCGCCGACGAGCGCTTCTACTTCGTCCACTCGTACGCCGCGCGGTCGTTCCCGCTCACCGACGCGCCGGCCGAGCGCCTCACCCCGCCGCTCGTCACGTGGTCGGAGCACGGCGACCGGTTCGTCGCCGCGGTGGAGAACGGCCCGCTGTCCGCGACGCAGTTCCACCCCGAGAAGTCCGGCGACGCCGGAGCCCAGCTGCTGACGAACTGGCTCGGCTCGCTGCGCTGA